The window TCGTAACTTGAGTTTTATTGAGGATAACGTTCCGATTCTAGCGAAGAATAGGACTTTTGTGCGGTTCATTCTTTTGTGTTGCTGTTCGAAGTGGAATTATTTGAAGAATCTCGGATTGGACATGCTCGGTAACATCGCGGGTGAATTCGAAGTGCGAGAACTAAATCAAGATAAATTAGCGACAGCCTTGTTGACCATCATAACGAGGGGTTTGGATTCCCAAGACCGACTGTGGTGTCTTTCGTCCCTAGAAATGTTGAACAAATTGAGCCAAAATGAAAAGAATGAAGATGTCATGTTGAGATGTTTGGAAACGTCGGTTTATGAAAAAGTCTGTTCTTTTCTCACCATTCATGATGTCATGTTACTCATCTATACCCTGGAATGTTTGTATTCCTTATCATCATTAGGGGAAAGATCCTGTAATCTTATTGTTATGAATCATGGAGTGGTTGACACTCTGGTTTCTTTAGTTACTGTTGAAGGTAAAAGTTATGGTCCCAAGGCATGTATCGGCATGAAATTGGTCGAAACTGTATCAGGAGTCGTACCTATGGCAGCTTCCTCAGTTAGTAACTCGAATTCTACAACTAATACCAGTGTAGTCCAAACACCTTCATCCATATCTACTTCAGTATCTTCCACCACTATGTTAACGCCAAAACCTATTTCCACTTTCAATACAATTCAAAAGGTGGGGTCTGGTTCTACAGTGATGAAGAGTATGCCTATGCCTATGCCCCCTAAGAATATGACACAAAATACACCTGTCCGAACCATACAGATGGCGCCACAAAGACTAGCTACAACTTTACCGAGTCCGCCTATTGCCAGTGAGTATTCAcatttgtttttattaattttccatgtttgaatcttgaaaattgttgaaaaccTATAAAATCTGCCTTTTACAATATGCTTTTGTTTTTCAGCTGCAGTACCTGTATCTGTACCTAACAGTACGCAATCGGGTAATCAAAATTCACAGTCGTTAACGCCTCAACAATTGATCCAACAGCAGCATGCACATCAACAAGCAATCCATGAAAATGAGCAGTTTGCTCTTGCGTGGTTGAGGGCAACCTATGAACCATGTAACAACAGTAAAGTAAATAGTCAAGAACTCTATAAACACTATATTAATTCATGTACAAAAATCGGTAGACAGGGTGTCATTTCTCCATTGCATTTTCCACGATGTGTGAGGTGAGTTtcgatttatttttaataaccTATATTGTTAATGTACATATCATGTTGAGTATGAAGTGAATGTGTTGTATAGAAAATGGGATGTCTGTAGTCATCTCAACTCATTCCATATAATTATTTGATTGTGGGAGAACTTCTGGCCAGGCTTTATTCAATGAGTTGTGGGGACCTGTTCTAAATATTTCCTATTTAGTCTTGTTTCCACTAGGAAACATACTAAtgtaatttttattatcagTATCAATTTTCGCTCCATGAGCTTAAACTTATTTGTATCAAGTTGTTTCCTCTTATGTGACTCTTTTGTGACATTAAAGTGACTAAAGTCctaaatattcataattttttttttatttgatcaaTTATGGTCAAGTTTTCTAAAAATTGTGTTGTGTAGTGAGTTTATCCTACATTGAATTAACTTACAGCCTCCAACATTGTTTATTCTGTTCACGACGTTTTTCATAATAGTCCCTTCCCGTTAATGTGGTgttttgtttattattgtttAGTACTTGAATTTGTGTGCCCTCTATGGGTTCAGCAGAAATTGGTGGATTTTCATTGTTCATCTCAACCATTATGATGTATACTCGGTTTCCTGAGAATTCTGCCGTTGTATCTTTGTTTTTTGCCTCTATGACTCTTTTTACCAGTTTATAactgacttttcaaaataaatctagTTTCATTTTAAGTGATTCTTTATATAGACCGAAATGTTGTTGAATGACGATTTGAATGGATCGGACTATTAGgaaattcagtttttttattttcctggATAAATAGAATTTTTTCGCATTTTGTAATGATTGCTAACATTGtacaattttaagttttttgttCATGCTTCGGCTTGTAGATTAGTTTACAGTTTCACCAAATTGTCTAAATTCATGAACAGGTTGTACTTATACAGTTCCTGGAAGATTGAGGAGATATTTATTACTTTGTTTTGTAATTGATGCAGCCTattcagattgaatttttatgggtttgaacattttattattaaatagtACAGGCAAAAAGGCATGGTATATGTATATGTCGAACCTTGGGAAAGGAATATTAATTCTATCTGATATAGTTGTACATTGatacaatgaatattttttttattttaaatgctGAATATTTTGCAGGTCTGTGTTTGGAGGAACAGTGGGACCAAATCCCATGAAGCTAAGCAACCCCAAGGATCCCCaattttatgatggtattaaGGTGCGAGACCACCCACTTATAATCAATGTTCCACCATCTTCTCCCATTCCCAGTCCTCAGCCAACAGCAACACCCAAAACCACTCGGCGGAAACCTAAACCGAAAGACACCTCCAAAATACCTCCCACAGTTAGTAATACCCCATGTAGTTCCTCGATCAGCTTAACTCAGTCTCAGGTGAATAGCTCGCAGGGTATTGCAACAGCTCTAACTCCCAAAGATAATAGTATATCGCCTCCTGCCCCTCAGCCACCTCAGCTCTCTCCAGCCCTTCAAGCGGAGGCGCCTGAGGGAGGGGCCTCTCCCGCATCCCCAATCCTCAAGGCCCAGTTGAGTGCTCCCCCAAAACAAAGAGAGACGTCGGCTGCATCCCTCAGTTCGGCCCTTATTAAAACCGATCCAAAGAATCAGGTAATTTCAAGTAAAATTCACACGCTTATGAACTATCTAAGTCTCTCTTCCTGCTATTATTCGACTCATATGGGCTTGGCGGGCATATAACTAACAGCACTAATCTCATCTGGTAGCGGGTTCCATGTCTCTTAAATATAAATTCGAAATGTACTAACACTATTAATCAACATTGCTTGGTTAGGGTCTTACCATCTTACCAAAACTCGGTGCAATGTTTACCAGATTttgattcaaaacaattttttgaaattaagttGAAAATGTGGAATAATTGATGTTATTTCGGAATCATTCTCCTATACTTTCTAAATTAGCCTTTTTTTAAATTGCTAATCTCAAATTCCGattatttttgagtttttcaCAAATTGGACGGTGCTTAAATTTCTGCaatttctccaaaaatattATTCTGCATGTTGACTATAGTTAATAAGTATAAAATCAAATACGACGAATTTTTTGTTGCATTAAGTCATCTCAATGAAACAATTAGTGGTAGTCATAAGTGTCTATTGTCATACCTGAAAAATATACTATTGCTTAAACCTCTTCCCTTTATCCGttaattatttttccttttaAAAATGTATGTTGGTGGTGGGGACATATTTCTAATCATTATGCTTGAGTACTTTATCATCGAAAGATTCATGTTtaaacaattgaaattgaaaaaaaaaaattaattgctttgaaaaaattgttcaaacattagaaaaaaattgtttccgcATGAACACTTTCATTCATTCCATTACTtgttattttaatgaaaatgatTTATCTTAGATTCATAAGTATCTATTCTACGCATCCAGAAAGAGATAAATCATTTATGTGTTTCAAATCACTTTGAGAATTTAGCCTAATCTATTAATGATTTTGAACAAAATAGGCCTTAGCACATCCTCATTTGAGCCAGGCTCTATTGGGAAACTCCAGTACCAGTACCACCACGTTCACAACAACAACATTGATAACAAATAAAGACGGCAGCCAACAGCAAATCATATCAAACCAACAAGGAGCTAACACCTCACTTATTAAGAGTTTGTTGGCTAATAAGGTAAACGAGTGCATGACCGCAGTGAGCATGAGGACTGCAGAGTGTCAAAAAGTAGTTCAGGTAACACACTAATCAATTAACTCCTCTCTGGCAAAAGCTATTGATTTGTATTTATTTCAGATGATTTACTAAAGAGAATTTTAAATAACCTTAATACTGGtagttttttattcttcaactgTCAAAagtacttttctctaattctgtggttattccgttcattcttccacatcttgtagaacaaaatcgtgcgagaatatatcagaaacgcacagttttcttggatatattttattattatatgttggtactccgaactttccgccacggctttagctgtcaattcatcaatttgccttgaagaaatcagttatgccaaccaacatttttcaatgcaaaaatcactaaatgatatttatggaaatatttcattaatttcaacaaaaatgcaattaattagagaaaataatgtataatacttgttcagaagactcattctaccactcgttcattcaaaaactcgccacttcgtggctcgtttttgaattttgaactcgtggaagaatatcaatgctttctgcacttgtattataaataactaatgATGATATTGTTTGTAACAATGTTAAACGCATTTGGAGAGTCCGTGGATAAAATTGTAGTTAATTCAAACTATTCCTATCATTTCAATTAATTGTTTTCATTCTGAGTACAATATTGATTATTTCAGCCTTGAGAATTGATTTAGAAAATATGATCTGCAAGAATAGTCCATATTTCATTGATTAGAAGTTGACttgtatttcaaaattttgataaaatcaTCGAGCAAACATGATCAAATATAAGGTCGTAATTAGTTTGGTTGTAggaattattatttatgaattgCTAATTTCATCAGTTATTGTTTGTAAGTGAGTGATTTTTGGAATTCagtcaaatttaattaacatattatttgaatgaaatatctatAAGCAATGCTTACACCAGTATTTTTGATTCATTAACTTATACTTTGCTGCTCTAGTTCCATAATATTGATCAATAACTTTTGCCTTATTACATATTCTCATTGAATTGATGTGAACTCAAAAAAACCATATTGTACCCAATTAtcagttcaaataaaaatatgacaatacTTCAGACGGCAATTGATATATATGCATTGCCAAAAAATCTGATACATGATGAAAAAAGCTAATGTGAAAATTCTATTCAAGTGGATTTTCTGAATTTGTGATTTTCTATTAAGCCCAAATGAATCAATTTAGTTTATATTTCTAGGAATaacaaaaaatgataatataggttgaaatattcatttttattgaaacaaatCGTTTTTGCAGGTAGTAAATTATTTCTGTTCACATCATTCAGCgtagaatatttaaaaaaaatatgaactttTCTTTTGTAATTTAATTATCAAAACTATTTAATTCATCACAGTAGTTTGAAGATTTGTTTGTTGTATAACAAAAGTAAAAAAGCCACTAACCAATCATCTGCTCTTATAGTTCAATTGCATGATAAGTTTTGATGACCTCGAATTCTAAGAGAGTCTTTCGATATATTCTTGTACTAGCTTAATAATATTATGATTGACAATAAAATATCTTAACATGAAGTTGAACTTGAAAGTAGGTTATTTTTATCAAGTTGTTAAAAAATTTGTTCTTTATTCATGTATATCAATTCATTAGGTTGCGGAAAGACAACAGAGGCTCCTAGCCCAACAGGGTCAAACGTTTTCGAATAAAACACCAATTAAGACAGAACAGCAGGCTAACGTTAGATTAAATGGGGCCAGACAGTTGTTTGGGGATGAGGAAGTCGGTGATCCATCCGTATCCTCAACTACTCCATTTGCGAATACCACGAAAGGAAAGAAGGAACCTCCACAACCTCCACCTCCACCACTAGCACCTCTCACTGCTACCGCGCAGCTGAGGATGGTTAGGCCCCCTGTCAAAGTCGATAATGAAGACAGCGATTCTATCGGTAACAATTCATTGGCTTCTAGTATCGTTGGAGTTGGGGGTATTTCTTCAACTGAGGATGGAGATAATTCGCTAACTAGGTAAGTTTCACAACATCACCTTCTCCACTCTTGTATTTCATTTATGTTCAGACTTGGGTCTTGTTGGATTATGAAAAAAGTAATCAATCAATCATTTGCTTAATTTTGTCTTATTTCATTTACAGTTTTGAAGGCTTGTTGAATGGAGTTCCTAATattgataatccattgaacGAAGATAGCAACTCGAAAGATTCCACTGGTGAAATAACAAGAAGTAAACCACTGAGGCTGGCAGATTTATTagagaaaaagattgaaaaaaccCCACCAGTTATTGTCAATGGTTCTTTAGGAAAAGACTTGAAAATTACTGCCAAAGGTTTGGAGTTGGTAGAAAACCATATAGAAAAGGCGTTGATTAGGGACAAGAATATCCAAATGGTGAAAACTGATCCAGAAATCAAACAAGAAATTCAAACTGGAATTAAGAGACCTGCTACTGAAGATATTTCTAAAGTAGAAGTGAAAAAACCCtgtcttgaaaatattaatgGAAATGCGCC is drawn from Harmonia axyridis chromosome 7, icHarAxyr1.1, whole genome shotgun sequence and contains these coding sequences:
- the LOC123685409 gene encoding AT-rich interactive domain-containing protein 2 isoform X7, with product MVPLTYNYNQHVVNEANREFNHLSTNLFKPTDYDRLALSLISPLPNEQDFAINVCTLLSNDGKHTLKVEKNPRLLDYLLAHAGVFNHVSTRKLFLYNYNVVRKHPIHNFWDEVLDSKDILELIQSPDEVEKKESPGSPKKPNDPPTTTTQVLENCQVETPMEVDVNRNEHVISVDESDGELFNLDDSSNRKKSSRKITIDPLDRDLFCLERTLGTQDYVGQRVLQIATILRNLSFIEDNVPILAKNRTFVRFILLCCCSKWNYLKNLGLDMLGNIAGEFEVRELNQDKLATALLTIITRGLDSQDRLWCLSSLEMLNKLSQNEKNEDVMLRCLETSVYEKVCSFLTIHDVMLLIYTLECLYSLSSLGERSCNLIVMNHGVVDTLVSLVTVEGKSYGPKACIGMKLVETVSGVVPMAASSVSNSNSTTNTSVVQTPSSISTSVSSTTMLTPKPISTFNTIQKVGSGSTVMKSMPMPMPPKNMTQNTPVRTIQMAPQRLATTLPSPPIATAVPVSVPNSTQSGNQNSQSLTPQQLIQQQHAHQQAIHENEQFALAWLRATYEPCNNSKVNSQELYKHYINSCTKIGRQGVISPLHFPRCVRSVFGGTVGPNPMKLSNPKDPQFYDGIKVRDHPLIINVPPSSPIPSPQPTATPKTTRRKPKPKDTSKIPPTVSNTPCSSSISLTQSQVNSSQGIATALTPKDNSISPPAPQPPQLSPALQAEAPEGGASPASPILKAQLSAPPKQRETSAASLSSALIKTDPKNQALAHPHLSQALLGNSSTSTTTFTTTTLITNKDGSQQQIISNQQGANTSLIKSLLANKVNECMTAVSMRTAECQKVVQVAERQQRLLAQQGQTFSNKTPIKTEQQANVRLNGARQLFGDEEVGDPSVSSTTPFANTTKGKKEPPQPPPPPLAPLTATAQLRMVRPPVKVDNEDSDSIGNNSLASSIVGVGGISSTEDGDNSLTSFEGLLNGVPNIDNPLNEDSNSKDSTGEITRSKPLRLADLLEKKIEKTPPVIVNGSLGKDLKITAKGLELVENHIEKALIRDKNIQMVKTDPEIKQEIQTGIKRPATEDISKVEVKKPCLENINGNAPSPNPDSLDTKQDEPDEEESRGSARVSDAAAKLFADIAADILEDEDEEQLLQEAQQPAQPPTVSVDTSIGTTPSVGQLVMDNGTGQMLITTQPRQIIMSQSNPSMKTASVPQPQQTVIVQNSAQQRAPVMLQQTNSGQILLSQGLQGQVQFVTSGQGGQQYVLQTGGTPGTYMVAQPQTAMVHGQPQTVLVAQTAQQHATGAKTIIILQQQPSSANSSHHQKVMVTPQGQQVVVTQVPRPVIHTSVSNIVQTSTVIKSNPASIITTSTTTSTANSNVTVSQTVKQEDSKPKIFKGKTVKDTTHLFICEWIDCTVTTNFKSANEVYLHACEAHCPQNNVEEVICQWDRCDNLKRKKFSLMTHLHDKHCNLEAMKQSLVKRKTQPNSGKPEPVAPPVSTSPHPGYAPDAALHAIKRHALEFVNPKELQQKQTKQNTLNSVTVIAAPKVVPPSTDQDDNEGPVTKSIRLTASLILRNLVIYSGNCRRYLKHYESHLANVALSNVESSRTIAQILYDMNEGSNHR
- the LOC123685409 gene encoding AT-rich interactive domain-containing protein 2 isoform X3, producing the protein MAQVLEKDPATYSKERDGFIRDLQHFHDTRGTPFKKLPTISGREVDLYLLYTLVTAQGGWLKVNSKNAWPDLLQHFHLPSKCVNGSIALKQVYLRYLDRWEKVHFLGEEGDRGSDDDEEGRHKRCSARALHMVPLTYNYNQHVVNEANREFNHLSTNLFKPTDYDRLALSLISPLPNEQDFAINVCTLLSNDGKHTLKVEKNPRLLDYLLAHAGVFNHVSTRKLFLYNYNVVRKHPIHNFWDEVLDSKDILELIQSPDEVEKKESPGSPKKPNDPPTTTTQVLENCQVETPMEVDVNRNEHVISVDESDGELFNLDDSSNRKKSSRKITIDPLDRDLFCLERTLGTQDYVGQRVLQIATILRNLSFIEDNVPILAKNRTFVRFILLCCCSKWNYLKNLGLDMLGNIAGEFEVRELNQDKLATALLTIITRGLDSQDRLWCLSSLEMLNKLSQNEKNEDVMLRCLETSVYEKVCSFLTIHDVMLLIYTLECLYSLSSLGERSCNLIVMNHGVVDTLVSLVTVEGKSYGPKACIGMKLVETVSGVVPMAASSVSNSNSTTNTSVVQTPSSISTSVSSTTMLTPKPISTFNTIQKVGSGSTVMKSMPMPMPPKNMTQNTPVRTIQMAPQRLATTLPSPPIATAVPVSVPNSTQSGNQNSQSLTPQQLIQQQHAHQQAIHENEQFALAWLRATYEPCNNSKVNSQELYKHYINSCTKIGRQGVISPLHFPRCVRSVFGGTVGPNPMKLSNPKDPQFYDGIKVRDHPLIINVPPSSPIPSPQPTATPKTTRRKPKPKDTSKIPPTVSNTPCSSSISLTQSQVNSSQGIATALTPKDNSISPPAPQPPQLSPALQAEAPEGGASPASPILKAQLSAPPKQRETSAASLSSALIKTDPKNQALAHPHLSQALLGNSSTSTTTFTTTTLITNKDGSQQQIISNQQGANTSLIKSLLANKVNECMTAVSMRTAECQKVVQVAERQQRLLAQQGQTFSNKTPIKTEQQANVRLNGARQLFGDEEVGDPSVSSTTPFANTTKGKKEPPQPPPPPLAPLTATAQLRMVRPPVKVDNEDSDSIGNNSLASSIVGVGGISSTEDGDNSLTSFEGLLNGVPNIDNPLNEDSNSKDSTGEITRSKPLRLADLLEKKIEKTPPVIVNGSLGKDLKITAKGLELVENHIEKALIRDKNIQMVKTDPEIKQEIQTGIKRPATEDISKVEVKKPCLENINGNAPSPNPDSLDTKQDEPDEEESRGSARVSDAAAKLFADIAADILEDEDEEQLLQEAQQPAQPPTVSVDTSIGTTPSVGQLVMDNGTGQMLITTQPRQIIMSQSNPSMKTASVPQPQQTVIVQNSAQQRAPVMLQQTNSGQILLSQGLQGQVQFVTSGQGGQQYVLQTGGTPGTYMVAQPQTAMVHGQPQTVLVAQTAQQHATGAKTIIILQQQPSSANSSHHQKVMVTPQGQQVVVTQVPRPVIHTSVSNIVQTSTVIKSNPASIITTSTTTSTANSNVTVSQTVKQEDSKPKIFKGKTVKDTTHLFICEWIDCTVTTNFKSANEVYLHACEAHCPQNNVEEVICQWDRCDNLKRKKFSLMTHLHDKHCNLEAMKQSLVKRKTQPNSGKPEPVAPPVSTSPHPGYAPDAALHAIKRHALEFVNPKELQDDNEGPVTKSIRLTASLILRNLVIYSGNCRRYLKHYESHLANVALSNVESSRTIAQILYDMNEGSNHR